Sequence from the Vibrio alfacsensis genome:
AATGCATTTTTATTCACTACAGTCTATTCACGTCTAATTTCACAATACCTCTGAAATAAAAATTATATTTATAGGGTTCTACAATGATCACCAAACTAATAAACGAAAATTTAATTAAGCTTGATCTTCAAGCAACATCAAAAGAAGACGTATTTAAAGAAATGGTAGCGGTTCTTCACGCTCAAGGTCGTATTTCTGATCAAGAGCAATTCCTTGCGGATATTAAAGCACGCGAAGAACTAGGAAATACTGGCTTTGAAGAGGGTGTGGCGATCCCACACGCTAAGAGTTCTGCTGTCATTGAACCTGCGGTTGTGATTGGTGTAAGCAAATCAGGCATCGAATATGGCGCAGAAGATGGTCTGCCATCAAAACTTTTCTTCATGATCGCGTCCCCTGATGGCGGCGATAACCACCACATTGAAGTGCTCGCAGAATTGTCTTCAAAGCTGATCGAAGACGGCTTTATTGACGCATTCCTAAACACCACAAACAACAAAGATGCGCTGGCACTTCTTCTTGCGAAAGACGAGCCTAAACCAGTGGCAGATGCACCAGCAAACCAAGGTTTCATCATTGGTGTTACGGGTTGTCCAGCTGGCGTTGCCCACACTTACCTCGCGGCAGAAGCCTTGGAGAAAGGCGCTGCGGCGATGGGCTACCAAATCAAAGTCGAAACCAACGGCTCCATTGGTGTAAAAAACAGCCCAACCGCAGAAGAAATCGAACGTGCAGACGCAATCATCGTCGCATGTGACAAACAAGTCGACATGAACCGCTTTGCGGGAAAACGTGTGGTAAAAACCAACGTCAAAGCCCCAATCCGCGATGCGCAAGGACTGATTAATCAAGCGTTAACGGCACCAGAATTTCAAGGCGATGCGAACAGCAGTTCACAAGCTTCTGTGGCAGATAAAGCATCACAAGCACGCTCTGATCTCTATCGATACCTAATGAATGGTGTATCCCACATGATCCCATTCGTCGTGACGGGTGGTTTATTGATCGCCCTCGCACTGGCGGTGGGTGGCCAACCAACAGAAGCAGGCATGGCGATTCCAGACGGCAGTATGTGGAACCAGATCCTCAACGTTGGTGTGGTTGCCTTTACGCTAATGATCCCAATTCTCGCGGGTTACATTGCTTACGCGATTGCTGACCGCCCTGCTCTAGCTCCTGGCTTGATTGGTGGCTGGATCGCAAACAACGGCTCGTTCTACGGCGCAGAAGCTGGTACAGGCTTTATCGGTGCCATTATCGCAGGTCTACTTGTGGGTTACTTCGTGAAGTGGATTACGTCGATTAACTACCACAAATTCATCCAACCTTTGGTGCCTATCATGATTGCACCAATCACTGGTTCGTTGTTTATCGCAGGTCTGTTCATCTTCGTTATTGGCGCGCCAATCGCCAGCCTAATGGACGGTCTAACAGCTCTTCTAACCAGCATGAGTACCGGTAACGTTGTACTTCTTGGCATCGTACTCGGCGGTATGGCTGGCTTCGATATGGGTGGCCCATTCAACAAAGTCGCGTTCCTATTCTCTGTGGGCATGATTGCAAGCGGTCAAACTCAATTCATGGGCGCGATGGCGTGTGCCATTCCAGTTGCGCCTTTAGGTATGGCTCTGGCAACGGCACTAGGTCGTAAGTTCGATTTGTTCGAGGCTTCAGAAACCGAAGCAGGTAAAGCAGCCGGTGCAATGGGTCTGGTTGGTATCTCTGAGGGCGCAATCCCGTTTGCGGCACAAGATCCAATGTCGGTTATCCCTGCCAACGTTCTTGGCTCAATGGTCGCTGCCGTCATGGCATTCTCATTCGGCATCACAAATAGCGTCGCACACGGTGGCCCTGTGGTCGCACTCCTTGGTGCAATGAATTTCCCAGTACTGGCACTACTTTGTATGGCAACGGGTGCAACGGTCACTGCCGTTACGTGCGTCACGCTGAAAAAAGTTCGCAAAGCAAAAATGGTCCAAGCGGCCGCTTAATCCTCCTCTCAATAACTGCCATGACTTGGGCTATTCAGCCCAAGTCATGATTCTTTTATGGTGACCAAAGATGTCTGCATTAACGATATTAGAAACTGAAACCCATCAACCGCATACTGCTCGCCCAATGTTCTACCTAATGAACAATGCCATTCAAAATTACGCATGGGGCAGCAAAACCTCGGTCAACCAACTGTTTGATATTGAAAACCCTACAGGCGAGCCACAAGCTGAAGTTTGGATGGGGGCGCACTGCAATGGTTGTTCAACCGTGATGATAAACGGAGAGGA
This genomic interval carries:
- a CDS encoding PTS fructose transporter subunit IIABC — translated: MITKLINENLIKLDLQATSKEDVFKEMVAVLHAQGRISDQEQFLADIKAREELGNTGFEEGVAIPHAKSSAVIEPAVVIGVSKSGIEYGAEDGLPSKLFFMIASPDGGDNHHIEVLAELSSKLIEDGFIDAFLNTTNNKDALALLLAKDEPKPVADAPANQGFIIGVTGCPAGVAHTYLAAEALEKGAAAMGYQIKVETNGSIGVKNSPTAEEIERADAIIVACDKQVDMNRFAGKRVVKTNVKAPIRDAQGLINQALTAPEFQGDANSSSQASVADKASQARSDLYRYLMNGVSHMIPFVVTGGLLIALALAVGGQPTEAGMAIPDGSMWNQILNVGVVAFTLMIPILAGYIAYAIADRPALAPGLIGGWIANNGSFYGAEAGTGFIGAIIAGLLVGYFVKWITSINYHKFIQPLVPIMIAPITGSLFIAGLFIFVIGAPIASLMDGLTALLTSMSTGNVVLLGIVLGGMAGFDMGGPFNKVAFLFSVGMIASGQTQFMGAMACAIPVAPLGMALATALGRKFDLFEASETEAGKAAGAMGLVGISEGAIPFAAQDPMSVIPANVLGSMVAAVMAFSFGITNSVAHGGPVVALLGAMNFPVLALLCMATGATVTAVTCVTLKKVRKAKMVQAAA